DNA sequence from the Sediminibacillus dalangtanensis genome:
AATACCCGTTTAAACGTGACCCAATGACTGGCTCCTAGCGTTCTTGCCGCCTTTTCCAAATTAGGATCGATTGAATCCATCATGCCGACGAGATTAGAGGCAATAAAAGCTACACCGAGAATGATCAGGGCAATAAAGGCTCCCCAATAGTTGTAAACCAGTGTAAAAGGTTCGTCTAACAACCCCATGTTCATCATGGTGGTATTGAACCATCCGGTCGGTTTGAAAAAGGCGATGACAGCCATGTCAATAATGATCGAGCCAAGGGTCAAGGGAAATATCGTTAACCCGGCGATCAATCCGCCACCTCTCATTTTGCCTCTGATAAAATAAGTGATGCCAAAGGCGATAAACAGCTCAATGATTGCTGCCGGGACAACTAAGTATAACGTTCGCCAAATCGTGTCGTAGTATTTTGCGTTGGTGAAGAACTCGACATAGTTGCTTATGGTCAACGCTGTCGCTCCAGGTTCTTGAAAAGTCATGATGAATCCCCTCACCAGTGGATACACAAATAACAATAAAAGAGGAAGCAATGATGGAAGAAGGAGAAGATAATCTCTTTTCTTTGTAAAAACCTCTTGATTCATGTCCTTCACTCCTTGTCGATGATTAATAGTTTGTCCGGATCCAAATAAAGTCTGACTTCTTCACCTAAGGCATAAGGGTTCAAGCCTAGCACGTTGATTTTGAACGTCCGGCCGCCCTCCGTTTCTACCTCATATCCTGTAGCGCTGCCAATATAGTCACTGACTGTTATGTGTCCTTGAAGTGTATTCATTCCAATCTTTGAATCCGTAATGATATCAATCATCTCCGGCTTAATTGTCAGGATGACATCATCGCCAACCTGGTGCTTTTCATCCTTTTTGACAGTCAGTCGGACAGCATCCTTATCGGCTTCAAATATAAAGTGACCGTCTTGTTCATCCACAAGCGTTCCTTCAAGAAAGTTACCATATCCGATAAAATTCGCCACAAAATAATTTTTCGGCCTTCCGAAAATGTCTTTTGGTGTTCCGATTTGTTGGATGACCCCATTGGACATAACAGTCACTTTGGTCGAGAGCGACAAGGCTTCTTCCTGATCATGCGTGACATATATCGTAGTGATTCCCAATTCATTGTGCAGCTTTTTCAATTGGGTCCTCATCTCTTTGCGCAATTTCGCATCCAGGTTACTTAATGGCTCATCGAGTAACAGCACACGCGGACGAATCACAATGGCACGGGCCAAGGCTACTCTCTGCTGCTGTCCGCCACTCAAATCCTTGATAAACCGGTCTCCAAGACCGTTTAATTGAACCATCTCGATCGCTTCATTTACTCTTTTTTTCTTATCCGCCTTTTTAATTTTTCTCATATCCAAGCCAAAAGCGATATTTTGTGCAACGGTCATATGAGGAAACAACGCATAATTTTGGAAAACCATGCCGATATCACGGCGGCTCATATCGATTTGATTGATCGGTTGACCGTTAAAAATGATGTCTCCGGAAGTTGGCTGCAATATTCCCAAAATCATGGATAGAATCGTTGTTTTTCCACAACCACTCGGACCAAGCAATGTCATAAACTCTCCGCTTTCAATCGTCAGACTGGCATCTTGAACAGCAGTCGTAGAACCGAACTGCTTCGTCAAATGGTTGATTTCAACTTTTGTGGATTCTGCTGTGACGTTTTTGCTCTGTAGTGCTTGTGCCACCATCTTCACTCCTTTATTTCCCCGCCTTAGTGAACAGGCGGGGAATTATTTTGCTTTATACTACGTTTAATCGGCTTGGATTTTTTGCTCCCACAAATTGTAGCTTTCATTCGTTGCCTCCAAATTCGGGAAGAGTACCCAGTTATCCTCTGGTACGTAAATGGTATCGCCGTCCTTGAATTCCGGCATGACACCCTCGAGGTACTTGTCGTAAGTATCTACGTACTCAGACTCCAAATACTCCGGAGAGGCTTCGCCATTTGCCGGTATGAAGCCAACCGCATAACCTTGGGATTGTATCTCTTTCGACGTGGCAAACTCTAGGAAATCCAGAGCAGCTTGTTTCCGCTCTTCCGGTAAATCTTTCAGCATGACATAGAAATGAGAGTCAATAATTTGCTTCGTGTCTTCCAACGTAACTGTGCCAATATTAGGTGGAACCGTGCCGGTAGCCTTCAGGTTGGCGAACCAGAATGGTGTATGAGGGATGATGTCCACTCCTCCCTCATAAAGCATATCGAAGCTGTCTGACGTCTTGGTTGGGTAATTATCAATCGTTTTGCCTATATCCTCTAAGTACGTCCACGTTTTATCGAGGGACTCAGGATCATTAAAGTCTTCTCCCAATGATTGAGCCAAGCCGAAGAAAAAGCCTCGTGCAGGACCGCTTGAAGGTACAGCTGGATACGTAAACTTACCTGGGTTTTCGGCAATCCAATCTTTCAGTTCTGCATAGCTGGTTGGCGGGTTATCTACTTTGTCTTTGTTGTAAGCAAGAATCGGCCCTCCTGATCCAGTCGTAACAGGGGCACCATACCCATCGAACTTTTCTTTATAAGCGCTTCCAATTTCGTTCCATTGGTCAGCATGGACCTCTTCACTGTAGTCCGGCAGCAATTGCTCCCATAAGCCGTCCCTGATTCCCAACGGCAATCCATCTAAACCCGTGATGACCACATCGATCGTTCCGTTATCCCCTTGCGTTTTTATCTTGTTAATTACCTCTTGCGGGGTACCCCGCCCATATTCAACGTTGTATTTGTCGCCATACTCCTCTTCGAACATCGGAATCACGATATCATTATAATATTCGTCACCGCCGGCAACTGAATAGATTGTTAGTGTTGTCTTTCCTCCAGAACCACCGCTACCCTCTGCGCCACCACCGCATGCCGAGAGCAACAGCCCAATTACAAACAATGTCGTGATCAAAAACAGTTTTTGTTTTTTCAATTCATTTCCCTCCCCAAAGATTTAGAAATATATCAAAGCACCAATAGACTCTGCTGGATTGATTCTCAGTGAATATTGCCGAAAATCACCTCCTTCATGAACCGCCATCTGTAAGCGGTTGCACAAATATCAAAAAATATAGGTTTATTTTCTACTGTGACTAGTAGTGCTTCTATTGGTTTGTAGCCATACTAATATGTCAGTTTTAAAAAGTATTTCTATCTAAAGAGACATTTTAATCATACTAGTATGTCAGTAACTATATTTATTGTACCTGCTATCATTACTAATGGCAATATTCTTACAATTATTTTTAGCTTTTAGTGCTTTATGGCTATTTCGCTCTGTTTAACAGACCTCTGCCCTTATCACCACTAGAAGCAGAGACCGACGCTTCATGGATGAATGGTCCTGTTTTGTTGGTCCGGAATTCCCGACTTTCTGTAAAAATAGGTGTTCACTTGATCGCGCCATTCTATGGCATTGTCCCGTTGCTTTTTTAACCGCTGTTTGACATTTTCAAAAACGGCGTTATCCACCTTTCCCTCTATCCCGTTCCACTTGGCGATAAAGGTTTCTACCTCTTCCACCCCTTCAAAGTGGGTAGTGTAAATATGCTGAATGACCGTCTCTCCTGATTTCAATCGATGGGAATAAGGAACATGATGGAAAAATAATAAAAGTTCATCTGGACACAGCTCTAACGAATCATACACTTTTGCATTTGGCTCTTCATATTGCGAGCTATACCCCGTCCCTGTTTCCACTGTCCGGTCCACACCGATTCCATCACGGTCGGCAAAGTGATAAGTCCCCCACTTTGAATACTCATAACCATCGACATTAGGTCCATAATGATGGTTTGGATTGACCATCCAGCCTATTCCCAATGGTGCCGTGTACTTTTCATAGACTTTCCATGAATGAAGCAAAATGTATTCGACTGCATCAACCACATCCGGATCATAGCCAAAGGTTAGATGAATCCAATCCTTAGTTATTTCTTCTGTTGTCCGTTCAGGATTCCATATTAATCGCCCATATCCATAAAGGTTCGCTTGAGCGAGGGTATGTCCGGTCCAGTTCCCGTCATCTCCGATATTCGAGACAGCAGCAATACCACTATATTGATAACCATGAAGCGTGCCGTCTACAATCGACTTAATCGTCGAGCCTTCTCCTTTGGTGTACGTATCAAAATCGAGCACCTCTTTCCATTGAGGAATCAAGTAGCACACGTCGATTTGCTGACCGGTATATTCCTGCGCAATCTGAAACTCCAGCATCTGGTTGGTTTGTTTCATCGCTCCCAATAAAGGAGAAACGGGTTCACGCACTTGAAAATCCATCGGCCCGTTTTTGATTTGCAAGATAACATTCTCTAAGAATTTTCCATCCAACGGTTTAAAATGGTCATACGCAGCTCTTGCTCTGTCTGTACTTCTATCCCGCCAATCCTGTAAATGATTATAAACAAAGCAGCGCCAAATCACTTTCCCCTCAAAAGGTTTTAAAGCCTTGGCCAGAACGTTTGCCCCCTCTACATGTCCCCGATCATAAGTGAAAGGACCAGGGCGCCCTTCTGAGTCTGCTTTGACGATAAAACCGCCAAAATCCGGAATATATTCATAGATTTCCGCTACTTTATCTTTCCACCATTTTTCCACTTCTGGACTGAGCGGATCAGCTGTGCCCAAACCGCCCAATTCCATCGGACTGGCAAAATTGATGCTTAAAAAAGAACGGATTCCATAAGCAGCAAAAATAGCTGACACCGCTTTCACTTTTGGCAAAAATGCCTTGGTGACCAGTTTCGTTTCTACGTCCCAAACATTTACATTGTTTATCGAAATCGCGTTAATACCCACTGAAGCTAATAATCTGGCATAATCTTTCACCCTTGTTAAATCTTCATTAAAATCGTTATCAACATAAAAAATAGATTGGCCAGCGTATCCTCGCTCGATCGAGCCATCCATGTTATCCCATTGATTGATCATCCTGAATTGATTTCTGGGTGACTCGACCACTTCCAGTGAATCGATAGGAACCTCTTTCTGCAAAAGTCTTAACAAATGAAATGCTGCATACAAGGCTCCCCTGTCGGTTTTCCCGATTAGGAGAACAGCTCGCTCTTCTTTTTCAAACACGGACTTTAACACATATCCTTCATCAGTGACGTCTCGAAACACCTCCGGAGAAATCCCATATTGCTTTAAGTCCATTTGCTCGTATGTACCTAAGATTATATGTCCCTCAGCGGAATTGTCGGGAACGAGGGTTACCCCAAGCATGGAGTGTATCCCCTTCTTCAATTCAGCTGCAGCAGATTCCAAAATCTGCGACTCCTCGTTTACTTCAATTGCTGTCAGCCATTTTTTGTATTCTTCTTTTTTCGTTCCTATCGGCCTATATTGGAGCCAAGCTTGATAGCTATCGGTATTTGACATATCTTTCACACCCTTCACCCTTTCTATCGTTCAACTAAAATAATTGGAATAAGCAAGCTTTAACTCTTCTTTTTCGTAATTCACCAAATTGAGATGGTCAAGAATTAACTTCTCGGCCATGTCCGCTTCCCTTTGCTGAATGTAATCATAAATATCGCGATGCTGCGAGACGAGTACATCCCAGTCCAGGTCTGAAGCCAGCCTCAGGACGCGCAGTCTGTCGAAATGGCTGTTCATTTGCCTGATCATCGTCCATGTACGCAATTTATTACACCCTTCGAAAAGCAGCCGGTGATATTGGTCATCCAATTCCAATAATCTGGAATAAGATCCTTTGTCTAAACACAATTCCTGCATAGCCAGATTCGATTCCAACTGAAAAAGCTGCTCTTCTCCGAAATTTTGACATGCCTCCCGGACGATGGCTCTTTCAATATTCTCCCGTACAAATCTGCCCTCTTCCACAAGATGTAAATCAATCTTTGAAACAATACTTCCGATTTGCGGAAAAATTCCCAGCAGGTTTTCCTGAGATAACTTTAAAAAAGCTTCCCTGACCGGTGTGCGGCTTACTTCCAAGTCTGCAGCTATCTCCTGCTCGGAGATTTTATGTCCTGGCTCCAGCTCTAATTCGATGATTCTTTTCTTTAACGTTTCATAGACAAAACTTCTTGTGGAAAGGTTTTCCCGCGTGATCATTGATGAAATTTCCCTCACCCCTTTACGTAACAACCATCTTTTGATACTCTAATTGTACTAGTATGGTAGTTATAAAACCAGTATAGATTGTTTATCTGGCAATTTCAATCCCTTTTTTTGCTTGTCCAAATCATTTTCTAATGGTATCCCCCTAAATGACAACGCTTCCAAAAAGGGATTGTGATTGTATATAAATCAACTGATGAAAGGAGAAGAAGATGAAAAAGAGGAGAAATGGAAAAGTTTTAAGTTTACTGCTCATTTTCGCACTTGTTATTGGGTCCTTCGGTTGGCAAAGCACCTCTCTTGCCAAACCGAAAGCTTCAACCGAACCACCGGTAACGGTTGTCGATTGGGACCATGAACTTCAAGAGATGGACGGTTTTGGCGGATCGTTTGCCTTTCATAAGGGCGGCTCGATTATGCGATTGGAAGAACCGGTTAGATCTAAAATCCTCGATTTGCTGTTCAGCCAGGAAAATGGCATCGGCCTCAGCATTGTGCGAAACATGATTGGAGACGGAGGCATTGCTGATTGGGGAAATGAACACTACGACGGTCCAACCGACACCATTTTGCCGTCACCTGATGAATATGTGTGGGAAGACCAGGAATGGGATAAAGAAGCATTTGACCAGTATCAGATTTGGATCATGAACGAAGCCAAAAAACGGGGTGTCGACACATTCCTAAGTACCGCCTGGAGTGCCCCGGCCTGGATGAAGCAAAACGGCAGTGTCATCGATAATGGCACAGCCCCCAACAAGCTGAGGGAGGATATGTATCAGGAGTATGCAGATTACCTAGCATCCTATGTAGAGGGATATAAGGAACACTTTGATTTGGATATCACCCATATTTCCCCATCAAATGAACCGGACTTTTCCGGCGGCTATTCCAGCAGTTTGTGGACGCCTGAAGAACTGAACACATTTGTCAGGGATTTTATGGGTCCTACATTTGAAGAGAGAAATATTCCGGCCGACATTGTTTTGGGAGAATCAGTGGGATTCGATGAAGAATTCGCACTTCCGGCTTTGAACGACCCGATTACAAACGAATATGTTGATGTTGTGGCTGCCCATGGCTATTCCGGTCTGAAGAGCGGCGGCACTGAAGCTGATCCGGATTCGTTTACCCGGTCACAGGAATTAGACAAAACCATTTGGCAAACCGAATACATGAACCAGGGAGAAGACAAACAGACCTATGAACATAACACGATTACAGACGGACTGAGATATGCCAACTTGATTGGCAATATATTTGAAGATACAGGCGTTAGTGCCTATTTCTGGTGGTGGCCTGCTGCCAATAACGGAGCCGACGGTTCTGATTTGATCCGCCTCGTTAATGATGGCAGTGACCAGGGAATCGCACCGACGGAAAATGGCCAATATCGTATTTTTAAACGTTTCTATACCTTTGGAAATTACAGCCGCTTTATCCAGCCAGGTTACCAGATGATCGAAGCAGATAAACATCCAGCAGAAGAGGTCATGGTTACCGCATATAAAGATCCAGAGACGGATAACTTTACGCTTGTTGCGGTCAACAACAGTGAGCAGGATCAAGAAATCACGTTCGACCTGGAAGGATTTCCTGGTGATATAGAGGCCGTCGTGCCTTATCGCACTTCTGCCAGTGAAAATCTTGAAAAATTAGATGCCATCGAAACAAACGACAACCAATTCTCTATGGAGCTGAGAGGATCCAGTGTTACAACCTTTATTCCGAAACAATTCGAACTTCCAGCCTTGCCGGATATGAAGGATGTCTTTTCCACTTATTTGGCAGCAGAGAACGATGGACAATCTGCCGGACTGCAAACCATGGAAAGCAAAGCTGGTGACAAAGTGATCACCAATGTCAGAGATGGCTCCTATATCAACTATACAAATGTGAATTTTGCCGATGGATCAGCCAGTGGACAGGCAGATAAGCGGGGAATCCTCAGTATGAACGCTACTGTCGCTCCGATAGCAGGAGGTACCATTGAGGTTCGACTAGACGATCCTGAAAATGGCAAGGTAGTCGGTACCATGGAAGTGCCGACAAACGGAAACCCGAATGACTGGATGACCGTTTCTACTATGATTGACACCAATGCCACAGACGGAGCAAATGGTTTCCACGATTTATATTTGGTGTTTACCAACGATAACCATAGTAACAAGAAGATGTTTAATGTGAGGGAATTTCAATTTAGTGATGAAGTGGTCGAATAGGTGCGGCTGCCCCCATTTTCTTGGGGGCAGTATTTTATTGTTTTAAGAGGGTTTTCTAGCAAAATGGAGAAATATGAATGGTAATAGGAAAGGAAGGTGGTTATTATTGATTGTTAAAAAAAGAGCAGTTCCACACAAACTGCAAGTGCTGGAAGCATTAATTCGTCGTTTACCTGCAAGTCACTCCAAATTCCCCTCTATAAAAGAAGATTACACCAGAAGACTCGCCGGATATCACGGCGAAAAGCAGATCGATTTCCATCTAACTTCTCTCCCTCCAGATTCCTTTTCCATCTTTCATGATTTACGCCTCCCTTACAAACAACATTATTTTCAAATGGACTCTCTACTGCTATCGAAAAAGTTTGCTGTTATTCTGGAAATAAAAAATGTGACGGGCACTTTGCTGTTTGATCAAACTTTTAATCAATTAATCCGGACTGCAGACGAAAAAGAGGAAGGATTCCAATCTCCCCTGGTGCAAGTGGAAAATCAGAAAAGGAAGCTATTGGAATATTTTAGCCAACACACTCTTCCGATATTGCCCATCGAATCATTCATTGTGGTCAGCAACCCCAGGACAATTATAAAAGCAAACGGCAATAAAGAAGATATCTCACGGAAAGTCATTCACTCCGAGTTTTTAACAGAGAGGTTGAATGAAGTAAAAAGTCACTATGCTAATTCTCCCTCTTATTCCTTAGAAAAAATGCGAATGCCCCTTCTTGGTTCCCATACAGAAGATCAAGTCAACGCATATACGCTAAAAGGAATGGAAATCGGAGATCCGGACAGGGGTCCAATGCCCTGATTGCAAAACCTTTGATATGGAAAGAGTTCATAGCAAATGGATATGCTCTTACTGTAAAAGTGAATCAAGAGATGCTCACCTACAAGCAATCGCTGACTATATGCTTCTATTTACCCCCTTCATTACAAATCATGCGTGTCAACAGTTTCTTCATATTGATCGCCATACAGCTAAGCGGCTCCTAAGTAAAAATTTCTCAGCAACAGGATATTCAAATCAGAGAAAATATTTTAATAATTAACGGATCTATTCATTATATGGAGGTGATCTTCTTCCCGGGGGAGTCGCTCTTCTTTCCTGGGGAGTCGATCCTCTTTTGGATCTAGTTGATCTTCTTCACACGGGGTGATCTTCTTTTTCCGGTTTTCGCTCTTCTTTCCTGGTGAGTCGATCCTCTTTTGGATCTAGTTGATCTTCTTCGCACGGGTTGATCTTCTTTTTCCGGTTTTCGCTCTTCTTTCCTGGGGAGTCGCTCTTCTTTTTCCGGTTTTCGCTCTTCTTTCCGAGGGAGTCGCTCCTTTTTTCAGAGTTTTTGCTCTACTACAACAACCATCTTAACAGAAAAACCCCCGACTAAGTCGGAGGTCCTCTAATCATTTATTTATTTCTCAGGCGCCAATTCAATTGCCTGACGCAATGCTTCTAATAAACTTTGGTCATCGGCTATCCCGGTGCCGGCGATGTCGAATGCTGTTCCGTGGTCGACACTTGTGCGGATGATCGGCAGGCCGACTGTAATGTTGACTCCGGCTTCCAGGCCGAGTACTTTGATCGGTCCGTGGCCCTGATCGTGGTACATGGCGACAACGATGTCGAAGTCACCGCGTTGGGCACGGAAGAACAAAGTGTCCGCTGGGAGTGGTCCTTCGACATTGATTCCTTCTCCTGTAGCACGCTCGATGGCTGGGATGATTTTTTCTTCTTCTTCCCCGTAGCCGAACAGGCCATTTTCACCAGCATGCGGGTTAATGCCGCAAACGGCGATTTTCGGCTGTTTGATACCTGAGTTGCTTAGCGTCTCATGAGCAAGACGGATAACGTGATAAACGCGCTCCGGCTCGATCATGTTGATGGCGTCAATCAGACCGACGTGCGTGGTAACATGAATTACTTTCAGCTTTGGTGATGAAAGCATCATGGAGAAATCCTTGGTGCCGGTCAATTCCGCAAGTATCTCGGTATGGCCTGGGTAAACATGGCCGCCTTTATGCAGTGCTTCTTTGTTCAAAGGCGCGGTACAAATCGCATCGATGCGACCGGCGTTGGCCAGTTCAATTGCCGTTTTTAAATATTCGAATGCTGCGTGTCCTGCTTCCGGAGAAACTTGCCCGAACGGCAGGTCTTTCGACAAAATATCAAGATCGTAGCAGGCAATTTCGCCGAAAGTGGTGTCTTCAAAATTTTCTGCTTCGTTCACTCGTTTAATAGTAATTTCTGTGTCGAGCACTTTTGCTGCCCGTTCCAACATTTTGGCATCTCCGATGACAAACGGGTGGGCATTTTCATATACTTCTTGCTTTTGTAAACTTTTTACGATAATTTCCGGGCCGACACCTGCGGCATCACCCATAGTTATACCGACGATTGGCTTCTTGCTCATCATGTAAGACTCCTTTCAGTTCCTGCATGGCTCGGTAAATCGATTCTGTTTTCCCGAAGGCGCCTGCTTTAGTCACTGCTGTAATTTCCCTGTTGGTTCCAATCAAAGTTCCAAGAGGAATTCCTGCTTCTATTTGTTTGATTAATCGGAAGCCGACTGCGCCTAAGTGGCGGGCGGTTTCTTTGGCGGTATCGCCGCCGGTCAGAATAAAGCCAGTCAGGTTTGGGTGCTGTTCAGCAACAATTGAAACAACCTGGCCGACGGCTTCCGAAATTCGTTCTCCGATCTGATTTTTGCTAAGTCCCAGTTCTAGCCCCAGTTGCTTCACCTGTTCACGGATTTGCTGATTGGATGGAACAAAAAGCACAATGTCCTTGCCTTGGTCCAATGCAGATCCGCTCACTTGTACATAGTGTGCCGCATGGCGCTGCCAATTGTCGGAAAAAATTTGCATCGTGTCGATTTTGACAGGCGCAACATTTTCCTGATCCTTGGCATAGTGTACTTGCTGCTGGGTAACTTCTGATAAACTGCCACAGACGGTCATCACCTGTTTAGAATGCGGGACCATTTTGGTGACGGTTTGATCACCGAGCTTGAGAACAAGCGGCAGCACTTCTGCAAGTCCGGCTGAACCGGCCCAGACAATGCTGTCAGCCAACAATACCATGCGTTCTACGATGGCTTGCAGGTCGGCTTGTGTTTCGGCATCACAAACAATGTACTGCACGTGCTCTGCCCTGAATTGTTTTATTTTTTCGACCCAGGAAACAAAGCTTTTACGCAATTCATCGGACTTGATCACTCCGACAGGTGCGCCGATTTCCTCTTCGATGATTGCCGGAATATAAGACTCGGTTACGGGATGCTTGGGATCCTGTGCAATTTCCGTCTCCGAAATCTTGACGCCCTTGACGTAATGATGGCCGTCTACAGTCGTTCGGCCGTAAGGGGGAAAAGCCGGAGCTACGATGACAAACTCCGGTTGAAACACTTCCCGTACAGCTTCCAGTTCTGTCCCAATATGGCCGCGTAACGTAGAATCCATTTTTTTATAAATGTGCTGATAACCTGAATCTTTCAAGAAATTCGCTGCTTTTTTGGTTACGTTGTAGGCATCTTCCCGGTTTAGCGCCCGGGAATTGGTATCAATGACAATGCCTTTATCCACGTTTTCCTGATGCTCTGGGATATCAAACAACACAGACGTTTCGATGCCTTTTTCTGTTAGCTGGACGCCGCTGTCGTTGGCGCCGGTTAAATCGTCTGCGATAATCCCGATCACTTGTGCCATACTAATCCCCCGTTCTTAAGATGCAGAGATGGAAGCTTCTTTTGAAGAGGTTTCCTTCTCTTCGTAATCTCCAGGAAGGTTGACTCCCTTTCTCTCCAGTCGTTTTACTAAAAATGCGATATATATCGGTAATAAAATTGCTGTTGTTACAGTGGATGCTGCAACTTGTACCGTCGCAAGATCTGTTACACTGGCAAAGCTGGCATTGGCTGCTGCGATTGCAGCTGGAGTGGCCACCGCATTTCCAGCAGTAGAACCTTCCGCAGCTCCGACAATCGGGTTCCACTTAAAC
Encoded proteins:
- a CDS encoding four-carbon acid sugar kinase family protein; the encoded protein is MAQVIGIIADDLTGANDSGVQLTEKGIETSVLFDIPEHQENVDKGIVIDTNSRALNREDAYNVTKKAANFLKDSGYQHIYKKMDSTLRGHIGTELEAVREVFQPEFVIVAPAFPPYGRTTVDGHHYVKGVKISETEIAQDPKHPVTESYIPAIIEEEIGAPVGVIKSDELRKSFVSWVEKIKQFRAEHVQYIVCDAETQADLQAIVERMVLLADSIVWAGSAGLAEVLPLVLKLGDQTVTKMVPHSKQVMTVCGSLSEVTQQQVHYAKDQENVAPVKIDTMQIFSDNWQRHAAHYVQVSGSALDQGKDIVLFVPSNQQIREQVKQLGLELGLSKNQIGERISEAVGQVVSIVAEQHPNLTGFILTGGDTAKETARHLGAVGFRLIKQIEAGIPLGTLIGTNREITAVTKAGAFGKTESIYRAMQELKGVLHDEQEANRRYNYG